From Cyanobacteria bacterium GSL.Bin1:
TTCAATGACCCCCACCTACTTCGTGAGGTGGGGGAGTGGGGAGAGATCACCTTCCCGTAGCTGCGAATAGAGCCATGAGCGGTTAACGAGTAAACACTTCCAGATGTTTCTCTAGTTTGGATTAGATGTAAGGGGGCGGAATCTCGTCCAACTGGGTTAGTCCAGGACACAGCGTTAACCGTGGCGTAAGAGACATAAACCTGATTCGGAGGGATTTTCTCCTATGAACCGAATTCCCGTAGTTTCCAAAGACGGGCAACCACTGATGCCAACCAAGCCCAGTCGAGCTCGTAAATGGGTAGAGTCAGGTCGTGCCGTTGGCAAGTGGAGCGATTTGGGCCTGTACTACGTTCAGTTGCTAGAAGAACCATCAGGAACTGAAACTCAACCCGTCGTGGCTGGACTAGACCCAGGAAAATCCTATTCAGGGGTTGGGGTACAGTCGGCAAAATGCACACTGCTCCAGTTACATCTCATTTTGCCATTTGGCAGGGTACGAACCCGAATGGATCAACGTCGCTTATTGCGTCGTAGTCGTCGTTCCCGACGCATTAATCGGGATGTGCCCTTCAAACTGAGAAATCATCGCCAAAAGCGGTTCAATAATCGCAGAGGCAAAAAGCTAGCCCCCTCTATTCGAGCATCCAGACAACTGGAAATTCGAGTGGTGAAGGAGATTGCCACCATTTACCCCATAACCGCCATTGGCTACGAGAAAGTAAGGGCTGATGTAGATCTGACCAGTGGGCGCAAGGGTGCGCGTTCTGGTAAGGGCTTTTCTCCCGTGATGATTGGACAGCAATTTTGTATCTCAGAATTAGAAAAGATAGCTCCGGTTTATGTGCGTGAGGGCTGGCAGAAAGACGGCAACGGCACTTCTCAGCTTCGCACTGCATTAGGACTAGTGAAGGACAAGGAAAATAAGTCTGAAGCCAAGCCCGAAACCCATTCTGTTGACGGTGTTGCTTTGGCGTGCGGTTATTTCATTCAATTTCGGCGTTTTCACAGTTCTCGTGGTCACGGTAAAACTTGGAAGGGTAAGGTAACTATAACCAATTCTCAGTTTCGTATCATCACTCGCCCTGGGGCTCTCAAGCGTGGCAAGGAGTACGGCGTATTTCGTCGCCAGCTTCACTTTGAGGTTCCAAGCAAAAACGGAGTTAGGAAGCGCAAAGGCGGAACCATTACCCCTTGGGGCTTTAGGGTGGGTGACTTAGTTCGTGCTACTAAAGGTAAAACCGAGTCGATCGGCTACATTGGAGGCTACAGCGAAGTCAATAAAGTTGTGTCGCTGTATGACTGGCAATGGAAGCGAATCGGGCAGTTTTCGGTGTCAAAAACAACGCTAATCAGGAGGTCAAATGGCTTCTGTGTAGCCTAAGAAGATGTGAGTCTCAACCGCACGAGCGGTATCGACTCACCCGCTTTCCTCCCCCACCTGTCCCGAGGTGGGGGAGTCCCACGGATACTTTGTTGAAAAGTTACCAGAAGGAGTGTATTTGGCTACATCCAGTGATATTCCTGGTTTAGTTGCTCAAGGGCGTACAGTAACTGAAACCATTGAAATTGCTCGTGATGTGGCGAAGAAATTATTAGAAGCTCAAGCTGAATCTCAAAATAGTGATCAGCTAACTCCTGTAACAGATACTTTGGAATACCCGCTAATTGTAGGAATTTAATGGGGCGACTTGCAGGGTTTAAATATCGACAGGTGGTCAAAAAATTAAAGAAATTAGGCTTTCAATTTAACCGTCAAAGATTACGCCTCCTTAAACCGCGGAATGCGGTGCCGCTTTCCAACTGGAATTCGATTCCAGTTGGGTCGGCACAGAAGGCGCCTGCTTTGACCGTTGGTCAAGCAGCAGGCAGTCACGAAATTTGGTATAACCCAAAAGCAAATACTTATACAACAATTCCTAACCATGGTGGGGATTTGCCAGAAGGAACATTACGAGCCATCTTGAAGCAAGCACAAGTTGATCCAGAGCAATTTTTAAATACTCGTTAAGTTGCTTCAGTAGCGGGCTCACCAATCATTCGCACCACTAACTCTGAGAATTGCCGTCTCAGCTGACGGACATAAATGGGATCAACATTTTCAT
This genomic window contains:
- a CDS encoding DUF1902 domain-containing protein, which codes for MGESHGYFVEKLPEGVYLATSSDIPGLVAQGRTVTETIEIARDVAKKLLEAQAESQNSDQLTPVTDTLEYPLIVGI
- a CDS encoding addiction module toxin, HicA family, giving the protein MGRLAGFKYRQVVKKLKKLGFQFNRQRLRLLKPRNAVPLSNWNSIPVGSAQKAPALTVGQAAGSHEIWYNPKANTYTTIPNHGGDLPEGTLRAILKQAQVDPEQFLNTR